GCGACGTCGGACGGCGGCGCCGCGGGTCGGCATGCGGACCAGAGCGGACCCGACGCGACTGCTACCGCCACGGTCACCGCCCCGACCACGCGGGCCGCCGCGCCGCCGACGACACACAGGGCGACCCCGACATTCGACGCCACGATCGCGAAGCTGACCAGCCACACCCCGCCCAGCGCGGCGAGCCCGAGCACCCCCGGGTGCTGCCACTGGGTGGTACCGAGCAGTGGCCACGGACCACCGAGCCACTGCCACGACCGGACTGCCTCGACCAGCACCCACCCTGCCGGCACGGCGACCGCGGCCGCCGCCGCTCGCCGACCGGTGAGTGGCGCCCGCAACGCGTCCCACACGAGCACGCCCCACCCCGCCCACAGCAGTGCGAGCACACCAACGACGAGAGGGAAGAACCAGAGCAGGTTCGGCGCCACCCAGTACTGCGTGCCCGCGAGAAACCCGACGCCGGCCAGCCAGCCGCGCAGTCCGGCCTCGCGCATCGTCACCGAGGGGCGCACCAGCAACACCACCGGCACCAGGGACACCCAGGCGAGCACGCCGAGATCGGGCTCGGGCATCGACAAGAGCGGCAGTGCTCCAGCGGCCACGATCGCGGCTCGGGGCACCCAACGTGATCGCGTTGCACTGACCATCCATCCCGGTGCGGGGTTCCCGGGAGCCGACATCCGACCGGAGGATGCTCCGCTGGACACAAGTCAATTCTAGGGTTCGCGCGCGCCAGACCGCGTCCACACGGATATCGCCCGAGAACGGGGTGTTCCACGATGCCGATTCGTAGTGGGCTACACGCGGATCGGCATCCGCGCCGGAGACTGCGGTTTCGTCTGCCGTCAGGAGTCGGCGCTTGGCGGTGTGTTGGTCTGCAGGTGCTGGTCGAAGAACGCGTAAACCCTGCGCCACGCGTCCGCGGTGGCTTCTTCGTTCTGGCCGAATCCCGCGATGCGGGCGAGCGCCTGGAGGGGTGCCCGGTCGGCGAAGCTGTGGCCGGCGTGGGGGTAGGTCTTCACGTCGTGGGGGATGCCCTCTTCTGTCAGCACTTTCTCGAGGATCGGGCCGCTGCGTCGGTTCATGGGGTCGCGTCGGCCGAAGCTGGCGACGATGGGGCAGGCGCCGTCGACGATCTCGGCGTACCTGCTGTGCAGCGGCGGCGGGTAGAAGGGCGCTGAGGCGCCGAAGCCCTTCGTGGAGGCCACGAGTGCGAACCCGCCGCCGATGCAGAATCCGGCGATGCCGATCGCGCCGGTGCAGTCGGGACGATCGGCCAGCAGTTCCCTTGCCGCCTCGATGTCCTCGAACGCTTGGCCTTCGTATGCCATGAGGTCCCTGAAAACCCCTCGCATGCAGCGAAGCACGCCGCCACGGGCGAAGAGATTCGGGACGACGGCGAGGTATCCGTGCTCCGCCATCTGACGTGCGATCTCGCGGTGAGGTTCACGCAGTCCGAAACCGTCGTGGATGACGACGATGCCCGGCCAGGATCCGTCTCCTGTCGGGACCTCCAGCAGGGCGTCGATGTCTCCGTTGGGTGTCTCGATGGTGATGTCTGTCATGGCATCCTCGCTTCGTCGTGAGGGCGGGCCGGCTGAGATCGGTCGACGCGCCGACGTGTCACGGCCGGTGAAATGCGGTGGTGAGGCGCGTGACCTCGTCGTCGCTGAGTCGCAGCGACGCGGCGCCGAGGTTCTCCGCGAGGTGGGCGCGGCTGCTGGTGCCGGGGATCAGCAGCACGTTGCCGGCGAGACTCAGAAGCCAGGCGAGGGCCACCTGAGTCGGCGTCGCGCCGTGGCCGACCGCGATGTCGGTGACGACAGGGTTCGTGAGCACCGAATCGTGCACCTCCCTCGGGTAGCCGAGCGGGCCGAACGGAACGAAGGCGATGTTGCGGGCGGTGCACTCGTCGAGAACTGGTTTCGATCGCTGGTCGGCCAGGCTGTATGCGTTCTGCACGCACACGATGTCGGTGACTTCGAGTGCACGGATCAGGTGTTCGCGGGTGACGTTGCTGATCCCGACGCCGGCGATCAGTCCGTCCTGCAGTGCGGTTGCCAGGGTGCCGACCTGGTCGACGAACCGTTGACCGGCCGGGGCGCCGTCGAGCAGACGCAGGTTGACAGCGGTGAGCTGCTCAGCGCCGAGTGACTGGAGGTTCTCTTCGATGCTCGCGCGGAGCTGATCCGGCTCGTCGTGGAGCAGGAAGGCACCGCTCTTGTCTCGTCGGCCGCCGACCTTGCTGACCAACGCCAGGCCGTCGGGGTAGGGGAACAGCGCTTCCCGGATCAGCTCGTTGACCACTGCGGGGCCGTAGTACTGGGCCGTGTCGATGTGGTCGACGCCGGCGTCGACCGCTGCCCGGAGTACGGCGAGCGCTTCATCGCGATTTCGTGGCGGTCCGAATACCCCGGGGCCGGCCAACTGCATGGCGCCGTAACCTATCCGACGCACCATCTTGTCGGCGAGGCGGTATCGATCGTTGGTGGAGTTCATGGCCTGGCTCCTCCGAGGGCTGAGATCCCGTCGGCGCGGCTCGTTCCGGAGGCAGGGGAACCGTCGTCCGGCCCGCGACCCTGTCTGGCCACCCTGTCACAGTTCGGGCTGCGGAACGACCGCCTTGGCGCCCGGTCTCTCGTCATCGACAGGGTGGCATGGTGACCGGACCGCCGGCGACTGGCGGTGCGCCCGTCGTGGACTCCCGAAATGGCCCGTTGACCCGGATGGATTTCGCTACGGCGGAGGATCATCTCTGGTAGAGGCCGGCTTGCGGTGAGTCCGCGCGCCCTGCCAGAGCAGCGAGGGCGGCGGCGATGGCGTTGCGAACGACGACATCGGTGATGACGCCGTCGTCGTTGATCATCGAAGACGTCACGGGGAGGTGGACGCACGCCTCCTCGACGATCGATGCTCCGGTGTAGTTCAGCACCAGGCGGAGCGACGTGTGGGCGTTCGCTGCCCTGGTCGCGCTGGCCGAGACGTTGATCCATGCGGTCGGCTTGTCGCCGATCTCGATTCCGCCGACAGTCCAGTCGAGCAGGTTCTTGAACGAGCCGGGCAGTGCCCCAGCGTATTCGGGAGTGCAGATCAGCAGGCCCGCAGCGGCCGCGATCCGCTGACGCAGGTCGGACACCGCCGGCGGGAGCGGATCGCGGTCCTCGTCCGGGTTGAAGTGGGGAAGTTCTGTCATGCCCTCGTACGACACACCGCGGAATCCGTCCGGCATGAGGGAGTTGGCGGTACGTAGCAGGGCGGAGTTGCTCGACTTGCCGCGCAAGCTCCCGGACAGCAGCAGGATGTCGGGCACGATGCTCACTCCTTCGGTACGCGTCAGTCGAGGTTGCGGGCGACGAGCGCCGCGACCAGTGCGGCGGTGGGGAAGTCCGCCATCACGACGCCAGCGTGCCCGGTCCCGGTGGTGCGGAGGTAGTTCTCCGCGCGGGCGAGCATCCCGACCGTGCCCGGAGCGCCCTTCGCGACGGTGATCGGCACGGTCCCCGTCGCCATCGCCGCCGGACTCTCGCCGGTCGCGCTCAGGTGGTTGACGAACAGCGTCTGCGGATCTCCCACGCCCGCCCGCTCGAACTGCGTTCGGGCCTTGTCCCACTTGATCGGGACCGCTGCGAGTCCGGGCAGCTCGAAGTCGTCCTGGACGTCCATGTACGGGCCGGCCCACCGAGGGCCGTAGAGGGCGCTGGCGGTGAAGTCCTGCAACACGACGATCCTGCCGCGGGTGTCGCCGAGCGCGGGGACCTGTCCCTGGTAGCCGGTGGGCGGCGTCCACAGGTGCTCGGCCAGCAGGTCTCGGGTGTCGGGGTTGTCGCGGATGTACCAGTTCAGGGTGGCCTCGTACGACCGGGTGATCTCCTCTTCCGTGTGCTCCTTCTTCAGGCGCATCAGCACGGTCTCGCTCGGGCTGGTGCGCAGGAAGTCGCTGACGATGCGGACGACGTCGGTGAAGTTGGCGCGCAGGTACTCGGGGCCGTGGTGGATCGGGAACACGTCCCGGAAGTGCCGGGTGCGGATGTCGAGGGCCCGCACTCCGGACCGCAGTTGGGTGGCGAGGTCGAAGTCCTGCGTGAGCGTCGGGATCGACGAATTGTGCGCCATGGTGTCGTGGGTGCCCGGCAGGGACAGTGCGGCCAGGGACGTCGCGTCGGGGATGCGCCGCATCCAATCGGGAGCGGACGCGGTGTCGAGGTCGCCACGGCCGAAGCTGCCGGCCGCGAGGTCGGCGCTACCGAGGCTCGATGTCGACTGGGCCGTGGCGAGCGGGGCGGGAACCAGCAGCAGCAATGGGCTCGCGGCGAGGGCTCGCAGGACGGCACGGCGTCCGGGGCGAAGTGCATCGGCCATCGAGGGTCTCCCTTCGCGGGACGGGCCCGCCTACGAGCGACTGTTCGCCGGGAGTATTGCAGGGGAGTCGCTGCGGTGCAGACGATTCGACTGGATGACCGCCACCGTCGCAGGTCCCACTGGAACCGGGAGGTCGTCCACGAGACTGAATCGGCGCCGCTTCGCGCCACGACGCCGGACGTCTTCCGGCATACGCTCGAAGTCGACCTCGTCGGTCTCGGGTCTGCGTGGCAGCCAGGACAGAGCGGCGTACTCGGCGACGAAGGGAGGTGTCGTGGAGTTGACGACCCGACGACCCTGACCTGGCTCGAAGTGGAGGCGCGGGACCCCGGCGAAAGCCGCGATCCCGCAGCCGATTCCTCTGCATCGCTACGCCGTGTCCGATCCGCAGTCAGGGGATTCGTCTCGCACATCGCGCCGGAGCGCGTGCAAACCTGTGATGAGCACGGAGGAGCACTCATGACCACCCGACACTTCGTCAACGAACCCGAGGACGTCACCCGGGAGGCGCTCGAGGGCATGCAGTTGCTGTACCCGGACACGATCGTCTGTCACACCGACCCCACCTATGTCGTGCGGGCCGGTCGACGCCGGGAGAAGGTGGCGCTGGTCTCCGGCGGCGGTGCCGGCCACGAACCGTTGCACACACAGTTCGTCGGCATCGGCATGCTCGACGCCGCCGTGCCGGGCGCGGTCTTCTCCAGCCCCACGGCGCTACAGGTCCGAGAGGCGGTCGAGGCCGTCGAGACAGGCCACGGGGCGCTGCTGATCGTCAAGAACTACACCGGCGACATGCTCAACTTCTCGATCGCGGCGGAACTGCTCACTGGTGAGCGCGCCACCGAGATTGTCGTGGTCGACGACGACCTCGCCACCGAGGGTGTGGCGGACGACGGCCCCGGGCGCCGGGGCACCGCGGCCGTGCTCGCGGTCGAGAAGATCTGCGGCGCCGCCGCCGAACGCGGCTGGACACTGCGCGCTGTCGCCGAGCTGGGTCGGCGGGTCGTCGCGTCGTCGTCCACGCTCAGTGTCGCGCTGCGTGCGGGCACACCCCCCGGACACACCCGGCCGTCGTTCGATCTGGCGGACAACGAGATCGAGTTCGGCGTCGGCATCCACGGTGAACGTGGACGCGGCACCCGCCCCCTGGTCCCGGTGGCCGTGCTCGTCGACGATCTCGTCGAAGGGCTCGTCGACGGTGGCCGGGTCGGCAAGGGCGACAACGTCATCGCGATCGTCAACGGCCTCGGCGCCACGCATGCGCTCGAACTCGCCATCGCCACGCGCGAACTCGCCCGGGCACTGGACAAGCGCGGAATCGCGCATGTCCGACTGCTGTCGGGATCGCTCGTGACGTCGTTCGACATGCACGGTCTGTCGATCACCCTCGTGCGCGCGTCGGACGACCTCGTCGAGCTGTGGGACGACCCCGTACGCACACCGGCACTGACGTGGTGACCGCGGCAGTGGCTCGAAACTTGGAGGAGCAGATGACCACCCTGCAGCTCGAACCGACCCGGACCTGGATCATGCGATTCGCCGCCGACGTCGAGGCGCAGGTCGACACGCTCACCGAACTGGATCGACAAGTCGGCGACGGCGACTTCGGATTCAATCTGCGGTCGGCGGTGCGGGCCGCGCTGG
This genomic stretch from Prescottella soli harbors:
- a CDS encoding dienelactone hydrolase family protein, whose translation is MTDITIETPNGDIDALLEVPTGDGSWPGIVVIHDGFGLREPHREIARQMAEHGYLAVVPNLFARGGVLRCMRGVFRDLMAYEGQAFEDIEAARELLADRPDCTGAIGIAGFCIGGGFALVASTKGFGASAPFYPPPLHSRYAEIVDGACPIVASFGRRDPMNRRSGPILEKVLTEEGIPHDVKTYPHAGHSFADRAPLQALARIAGFGQNEEATADAWRRVYAFFDQHLQTNTPPSADS
- a CDS encoding oxidoreductase — translated: MNSTNDRYRLADKMVRRIGYGAMQLAGPGVFGPPRNRDEALAVLRAAVDAGVDHIDTAQYYGPAVVNELIREALFPYPDGLALVSKVGGRRDKSGAFLLHDEPDQLRASIEENLQSLGAEQLTAVNLRLLDGAPAGQRFVDQVGTLATALQDGLIAGVGISNVTREHLIRALEVTDIVCVQNAYSLADQRSKPVLDECTARNIAFVPFGPLGYPREVHDSVLTNPVVTDIAVGHGATPTQVALAWLLSLAGNVLLIPGTSSRAHLAENLGAASLRLSDDEVTRLTTAFHRP
- a CDS encoding NADPH-dependent FMN reductase, with the protein product MPDILLLSGSLRGKSSNSALLRTANSLMPDGFRGVSYEGMTELPHFNPDEDRDPLPPAVSDLRQRIAAAAGLLICTPEYAGALPGSFKNLLDWTVGGIEIGDKPTAWINVSASATRAANAHTSLRLVLNYTGASIVEEACVHLPVTSSMINDDGVITDVVVRNAIAAALAALAGRADSPQAGLYQR
- a CDS encoding phosphatidylinositol-specific phospholipase C; protein product: MADALRPGRRAVLRALAASPLLLLVPAPLATAQSTSSLGSADLAAGSFGRGDLDTASAPDWMRRIPDATSLAALSLPGTHDTMAHNSSIPTLTQDFDLATQLRSGVRALDIRTRHFRDVFPIHHGPEYLRANFTDVVRIVSDFLRTSPSETVLMRLKKEHTEEEITRSYEATLNWYIRDNPDTRDLLAEHLWTPPTGYQGQVPALGDTRGRIVVLQDFTASALYGPRWAGPYMDVQDDFELPGLAAVPIKWDKARTQFERAGVGDPQTLFVNHLSATGESPAAMATGTVPITVAKGAPGTVGMLARAENYLRTTGTGHAGVVMADFPTAALVAALVARNLD
- a CDS encoding dihydroxyacetone kinase subunit DhaK, giving the protein MTTRHFVNEPEDVTREALEGMQLLYPDTIVCHTDPTYVVRAGRRREKVALVSGGGAGHEPLHTQFVGIGMLDAAVPGAVFSSPTALQVREAVEAVETGHGALLIVKNYTGDMLNFSIAAELLTGERATEIVVVDDDLATEGVADDGPGRRGTAAVLAVEKICGAAAERGWTLRAVAELGRRVVASSSTLSVALRAGTPPGHTRPSFDLADNEIEFGVGIHGERGRGTRPLVPVAVLVDDLVEGLVDGGRVGKGDNVIAIVNGLGATHALELAIATRELARALDKRGIAHVRLLSGSLVTSFDMHGLSITLVRASDDLVELWDDPVRTPALTW